From a region of the Nonlabens sp. Hel1_33_55 genome:
- the tpx gene encoding thiol peroxidase, protein MATITLGGNEIHTAGSLPEVGSKAPGFKLLKDNLSTATLEDFKGSRVVFNIFPSIDTDVCATSVRNFNKRATELDNTQVVSVSRDTPFALKRFAKDEDTSNVMNLSDIRNGEFGESYGVTIQDGPFEGFHSRAVVVVDENGKVIYNQQVPEIGQEPDYLEALKSLL, encoded by the coding sequence ATGGCAACGATTACATTGGGCGGCAACGAGATTCATACTGCAGGCTCACTTCCAGAAGTAGGGTCAAAAGCACCAGGCTTTAAATTACTTAAAGATAATCTTTCAACAGCAACCTTAGAAGATTTCAAAGGTAGCCGTGTAGTATTTAATATATTTCCAAGCATCGATACTGATGTTTGTGCAACTTCAGTTCGCAACTTTAATAAAAGAGCTACAGAATTAGACAACACCCAGGTAGTCAGTGTTTCTAGAGATACACCTTTTGCCTTGAAGAGGTTTGCTAAGGATGAGGACACTAGCAACGTTATGAATTTAAGCGATATCAGGAATGGTGAATTCGGTGAGAGCTATGGTGTTACCATTCAAGATGGACCATTTGAAGGCTTTCATTCTAGAGCTGTCGTGGTCGTTGATGAAAATGGTAAGGTCATCTACAATCAACAAGTACCAGAGATAGGACAGGAACCTGATTATCTAGAAGCTCTTAAATCCCTACTATAA
- a CDS encoding LysR family transcriptional regulator, which yields MTITQLKYVLAVAQHQNFTKAANKVFVTQPTLSMQIQKLEDELDVQIFDRTKKPIELTETGKKIVQQAQNIVNESDRIQDIVDQEKGFIGGDFKLGVIPTVMPTLLPMFLMNFVNRYPKVRLRIEELTTDNIIDGLLEGSIDAAIAATPLENEVIKERVLYYEPFVCYDPRNAGKSNEKIKVEDINVDELLLLEDGHCFKDNVLNLCRSSKKKDDDKFTLESGSFETMIKLSDEGLGMTLLPYLNTLDLSEVKKENLRFFEEPSPAREVSLIYHKSELKLQIIDALQSVIAGVIKGAIAFSNVQIISPLSKK from the coding sequence ATGACCATCACCCAGCTTAAATATGTTCTCGCGGTTGCTCAACACCAAAATTTCACAAAAGCAGCCAATAAGGTATTTGTTACGCAACCCACGTTAAGCATGCAAATCCAGAAGCTGGAAGATGAGTTGGATGTTCAGATTTTTGACCGCACTAAAAAGCCCATCGAATTAACAGAGACCGGTAAAAAGATCGTTCAGCAGGCTCAGAATATTGTCAATGAGAGCGACCGCATTCAAGATATTGTGGATCAAGAAAAAGGATTTATTGGTGGTGATTTCAAATTAGGAGTAATACCAACGGTCATGCCTACCTTGTTACCTATGTTCCTGATGAATTTTGTTAATCGTTATCCTAAGGTAAGATTGCGAATAGAGGAGTTGACTACGGATAATATTATCGACGGTTTATTAGAAGGTTCCATTGACGCTGCCATTGCAGCGACACCGCTAGAAAATGAAGTCATCAAGGAACGGGTTCTTTATTATGAACCATTCGTTTGTTACGATCCTCGTAATGCAGGTAAGAGTAATGAAAAAATAAAGGTTGAGGATATCAACGTCGATGAGTTATTGCTGTTGGAAGATGGCCACTGTTTTAAGGACAACGTTCTTAATCTTTGTCGCAGCTCCAAAAAGAAGGATGATGACAAGTTTACATTGGAAAGTGGAAGTTTTGAGACCATGATCAAGTTGTCTGATGAAGGTCTTGGAATGACGTTGTTACCGTACTTAAATACGTTAGATCTTTCTGAAGTTAAAAAGGAAAACCTTAGATTTTTTGAAGAACCTTCACCAGCTAGAGAAGTAAGCCTGATCTATCATAAATCAGAATTAAAACTACAAATAATAGATGCACTTCAATCTGTCATTGCAGGAGTGATAAAAGGAGCTATTGCATTTAGCAATGTCCAGATCATAAGTCCGTTGTCAAAGAAATAG
- the menA gene encoding 1,4-dihydroxy-2-naphthoate octaprenyltransferase, whose translation MKNKTQAWISAARPRTLPLSISGILVGSAYAYLDIAFAKAELESAFGENVINIPVSSLYNALFNWWIPVLALLTTLGFQILSNFANDYGDGVKGTDNHERIGPMRAIQSGIIQPAEMKRVIIITSILTFMCAIALIYVSLGLEQLVDSLLFLGLGIAAIWAAIKYTVGDNAYGYRGLGDVFVFIFFGPVSVIGIYYLITSILSWQLILPSISIGLLSVTVLNLNNMRDIKSDLKAGKNTIPVKLGLAKSKKLHYTYIISALVAMTLFLLIQFTEAANLGISFQWILFLPVLAFIPLIAHLFTVKKTASSVLLDPELKKVALSTFLLALLSVISVLVIS comes from the coding sequence TTGAAGAATAAAACTCAAGCCTGGATCAGTGCAGCCAGGCCACGTACCCTGCCATTGAGCATTAGCGGGATTCTTGTGGGTAGCGCCTATGCTTATCTGGATATCGCTTTCGCGAAAGCGGAACTTGAATCAGCTTTTGGAGAAAATGTTATTAATATACCTGTCTCTAGTTTATATAATGCACTTTTCAACTGGTGGATTCCCGTTCTAGCATTATTGACCACATTAGGATTTCAGATCCTATCCAATTTTGCCAATGACTATGGCGATGGCGTCAAAGGCACAGATAATCACGAACGCATAGGTCCCATGAGAGCCATTCAAAGCGGCATCATACAGCCCGCGGAAATGAAACGAGTGATCATCATCACTTCCATTCTAACATTTATGTGTGCCATTGCGCTGATTTATGTAAGCTTAGGTTTGGAACAATTAGTCGACTCCTTGCTGTTCTTGGGCTTGGGAATTGCGGCCATATGGGCTGCTATTAAATATACGGTTGGCGATAATGCCTATGGATATCGAGGTTTGGGTGATGTATTTGTATTTATATTTTTTGGACCCGTCAGTGTTATAGGCATCTATTATCTAATCACATCCATTTTGAGCTGGCAACTAATCCTACCGTCTATCTCCATAGGACTTTTGAGTGTCACAGTCCTTAATTTGAATAATATGCGAGACATTAAAAGTGACCTTAAAGCTGGAAAGAATACCATACCGGTCAAATTAGGGCTAGCGAAGTCCAAAAAACTACATTATACTTATATCATCAGTGCTCTGGTTGCGATGACCCTATTTCTCTTAATCCAATTTACAGAAGCTGCAAATCTGGGAATATCCTTCCAATGGATTTTATTCTTACCAGTGCTTGCATTTATCCCATTGATAGCACATTTATTTACGGTTAAAAAAACAGCATCGTCGGTTTTACTGGATCCTGAATTGAAGAAAGTAGCTCTTTCTACTTTTTTACTCGCATTGCTTTCAGTTATATCAGTTTTGGTGATTAGCTAA